One part of the Arvicanthis niloticus isolate mArvNil1 chromosome 15, mArvNil1.pat.X, whole genome shotgun sequence genome encodes these proteins:
- the Rpa3 gene encoding replication protein A 14 kDa subunit isoform X2 — translation MVDIMELPKARVNASMLTQYIDRPVCFLGRLEKIHPTGKMFILSDGEGKNGTIELMEPLDEEISGIIEVVGKVTTKATILCASYVQFKEDCNRFVPQLNKHGL, via the exons ATGGTGGACATAATGGAACTCCCCAAAGCGCGCGTCAACGCCAGCATGTTAACACAGTATATCGACCGGCCCGTGTGCTTCCTGGGGAGGCTGGAAAAG ATTCATCCCACTGGAAAAATGTTTATCCTTTcagatggagaaggaaaaaatGGAACCATTGAATTGATGGAGCCA CTTGATGAAGAAATCTCTGGAATCATAGAAGTCGTTGGAAAAGTCACAACCAAGGCAACCATCCTGTGTGCATCTTATGTCCAGTTTAAGGAAGATTGTAACCGCTTTG TACCACAGTTAAATAAACATGGATTGTGA
- the Rpa3 gene encoding replication protein A 14 kDa subunit isoform X1: MVDIMELPKARVNASMLTQYIDRPVCFLGRLEKIHPTGKMFILSDGEGKNGTIELMEPLDEEISGIIEVVGKVTTKATILCASYVQFKEDCNRFDLELYNEAVKIINEFPQFFPLGLTQHE; the protein is encoded by the exons ATGGTGGACATAATGGAACTCCCCAAAGCGCGCGTCAACGCCAGCATGTTAACACAGTATATCGACCGGCCCGTGTGCTTCCTGGGGAGGCTGGAAAAG ATTCATCCCACTGGAAAAATGTTTATCCTTTcagatggagaaggaaaaaatGGAACCATTGAATTGATGGAGCCA CTTGATGAAGAAATCTCTGGAATCATAGAAGTCGTTGGAAAAGTCACAACCAAGGCAACCATCCTGTGTGCATCTTATGTCCAGTTTAAGGAAGATTGTAACCGCTTTG ATCTTGAACTTTACAATGAAGCTGTGAAAATTATCAATGAGTTTCCTCAGTTTTTTCCTTTAGGGCTTACACAACATGAATGA